From a single Stigmatopora argus isolate UIUO_Sarg chromosome 4, RoL_Sarg_1.0, whole genome shotgun sequence genomic region:
- the LOC144073216 gene encoding apoptosis-associated speck-like protein containing a CARD, translating to MASKKKIIVDSLENLSKGNAERFCMALVDRRGECRVPLSKVDKQSRLEVTNVLVSTFTEAEAPAVVSELLKYIGCVDEATDLVSVQHFVDKHRLQLIERVANINPILDGLLEQRVLLEQAYQDIRNVPGNQDKMKKIYDLALKSCNAAKDVFLELLRQKEPYLVKDLLKDP from the exons ATGGCCTCCAAAAAGAAGATTATCGTGGACTCGTTGGAGAACTTGTCCAAGGGTAACGCCGAGAGGTTCTGCATGGCTCTGGTGGACCGGCGCGGGGAATGCAGGGTGCCGTTATCCAAGGTGGATAAGCAGTCGCGGTTGGAGGTCACCAACGTGCTGGTGTCCACCTTCACCGAGGCCGAAGCCCCGGCCGTGGTCTCCGAGCTCTTGAAGTACATCGGGTGTGTCGACGAAGCCACAGATCTGG TGTCCGTGCAGCACTTTGTGGACAAGCACAGATTGCAGCTGATCGAGCGCGTGGCCAACATCAATCCCATTCTGGACGGACTGCTGGAGCAGCGCGTCCTCCTGGAACAAGCCTACCAAGACATCAGGAATGTGCCGGGCAACCAGGACAAGATGAAGAAGATCTACGATTTGGCTCTGAAATCGTGCAACGCCGCCAAGGACGTCTTCTTGGAACTCCTCCGCCAAAAAGAGCCGTACCTGGTCAAAGACCTCCTCAAAGACCCCTAG